From Thalassotalea euphylliae, the proteins below share one genomic window:
- a CDS encoding tryptophan halogenase family protein, with amino-acid sequence MTKDVTHIVVVGGGTAGWLSASIIAAHYQTQGDKAINVTLVESPDVATIGVGEGTWPSMRGTLKKLGISEAEFILHCDASFKQASKFNNWLYEEESGGDSYYHPFTIPTGFFEANIAEHWLPYREQINFANATSSQSHLCEQGKAPKQIATPEYAFLQNYGYHLDAGKFSDFLTKHCTEKLAVTHVKDNVTKVNSHDDGAIASVATAQHGEIEGDLFIDCTGFTGILIDQHYGISLKLQDHILFNDRALAAQVPYSQADASIASHTVSTAQDNGWLWDIGLQSRRGVGHVYASNFTSDEQAEIDLRRYISRTSDIQEDDINVRKLVINPGYREKFWHQNCVAIGLSAGFIEPLEASAIALIELSANFVAEQLPANSDVMAITAARFNRKFSHRWQRIIEFLKLHYVLSKRESDYWQANRRTQTIPDELRELLSLWRYQTPYQYDTHQTEELFPAASFQYILYGMGFETQLPAREKRASVAAQAQQIFNENKQRTAKLMHALPSNRELINKIKQYGLSKV; translated from the coding sequence ATGACAAAAGACGTAACTCACATTGTTGTCGTAGGTGGTGGTACCGCGGGCTGGTTATCCGCAAGTATTATCGCAGCACATTATCAAACACAAGGGGATAAGGCGATTAACGTGACTTTGGTTGAGTCACCTGATGTTGCCACCATTGGCGTTGGTGAAGGCACTTGGCCGTCAATGCGCGGAACGCTGAAAAAGCTCGGTATCAGCGAAGCCGAATTTATTCTTCATTGTGATGCGAGCTTTAAACAAGCGTCAAAATTTAATAACTGGCTTTATGAAGAAGAAAGCGGTGGTGACAGCTACTACCACCCTTTCACAATTCCCACTGGCTTTTTTGAGGCGAACATTGCTGAGCACTGGTTGCCATACCGCGAGCAGATCAATTTTGCAAACGCAACCTCCAGTCAAAGCCATTTATGTGAACAAGGCAAAGCCCCCAAACAAATTGCCACGCCAGAATATGCGTTTTTGCAAAACTATGGCTATCACTTAGATGCTGGGAAGTTTAGTGACTTCCTAACAAAGCATTGCACGGAAAAGTTAGCCGTTACGCATGTTAAAGATAATGTTACTAAGGTAAATAGTCATGATGATGGTGCGATTGCATCCGTCGCCACAGCTCAACACGGTGAAATTGAAGGTGATCTATTTATTGATTGCACCGGTTTTACCGGGATTTTGATCGACCAGCACTATGGTATTTCATTAAAACTTCAAGACCATATTTTATTTAATGATCGCGCGTTAGCCGCACAAGTCCCCTATTCGCAAGCAGATGCGTCCATTGCTTCGCATACGGTATCTACCGCACAAGACAATGGCTGGCTTTGGGACATTGGTTTGCAATCTCGTCGCGGTGTCGGTCATGTCTACGCCAGTAATTTTACCAGTGACGAGCAAGCAGAAATTGATTTACGTCGTTATATAAGCCGCACGAGCGATATTCAAGAAGACGATATTAACGTGCGAAAATTGGTGATTAATCCTGGCTATAGAGAAAAGTTCTGGCATCAAAACTGTGTTGCTATTGGCCTATCTGCGGGCTTTATTGAGCCGCTTGAAGCTTCAGCGATTGCGCTTATTGAGTTGTCAGCCAACTTTGTCGCAGAGCAATTGCCTGCTAACAGTGACGTAATGGCTATTACCGCAGCGCGCTTTAATCGCAAATTTAGCCATCGCTGGCAACGTATTATTGAGTTTTTAAAATTACATTACGTGCTGTCCAAGCGGGAAAGTGATTATTGGCAAGCGAATCGCCGAACGCAGACGATTCCTGATGAACTGCGAGAACTACTCAGTTTGTGGCGATATCAAACGCCCTATCAGTATGATACGCACCAAACCGAGGAATTATTCCCCGCTGCCAGCTTCCAATATATTTTATATGGCATGGGGTTTGAGACCCAACTACCTGCGCGAGAAAAAAGAGCAAGTGTTGCAGCTCAAGCACAACAAATCTTTAATGAGAATAAACAACGTACAGCAAAACTAATGCACGCATTGCCAAGCAATCGCGAGCTGATTAATAAAATAAAGCAGTACGGGTTAAGTAAAGTCTAA
- a CDS encoding SapC family protein: MAQHALVNNIDHKDIKIINTRSAELGDDLWYALTFPREFRSVQTHYPILLHKDPQTGQFLSIALFGFQEGENLFLDDNGWHAAYIPVSVKRQPFLIANQTRMVDGKEIQDRMLCIDMEHPRVSKEQGEPLFLEFGGNTEFLDQTASMMETMHLGMNDGEAFCKTLAALDLIESCTFDIQLKDGKKYQMIGFYTINEEILDALTDEQVLELKNKGYLQAIYMMLASQGNIHHLLAKKNAQVSG, from the coding sequence ATGGCACAGCATGCGCTTGTGAATAACATTGACCACAAAGATATAAAAATCATCAATACACGCTCTGCTGAGTTAGGCGATGACCTTTGGTACGCACTCACGTTTCCTAGAGAATTTCGTAGCGTACAAACCCATTACCCTATTTTGCTGCACAAAGATCCGCAAACCGGCCAGTTTTTATCTATCGCGCTATTTGGCTTTCAAGAAGGCGAAAACTTATTTCTTGATGATAATGGCTGGCACGCTGCCTACATTCCGGTCTCGGTTAAGCGTCAACCTTTCCTCATTGCCAATCAAACCCGAATGGTTGATGGTAAAGAGATTCAAGATCGCATGCTGTGTATTGATATGGAACATCCACGCGTAAGTAAAGAACAAGGCGAGCCACTGTTTTTAGAGTTTGGTGGTAACACAGAATTTCTTGATCAAACCGCGAGCATGATGGAAACCATGCATCTGGGCATGAATGACGGCGAAGCATTTTGCAAAACCTTAGCTGCGCTTGACCTTATCGAGTCGTGTACCTTTGATATTCAGCTAAAAGACGGCAAAAAGTATCAAATGATTGGCTTTTATACCATCAATGAAGAAATCTTGGATGCATTAACTGACGAACAAGTACTTGAGCTTAAAAATAAAGGTTATTTACAAGCCATTTATATGATGCTCGCCTCACAAGGCAATATTCATCACCTGTTAGCGAAGAAAAACGCACAAGTTTCAGGTTAA